A single genomic interval of Salmo trutta chromosome 13, fSalTru1.1, whole genome shotgun sequence harbors:
- the mxh gene encoding interferon-induced GTP-binding protein Mx — protein sequence MAQSVDPEGARTLAILTKPDLVDKGAEPDILKIVNGQVVHLNKGYIIVKCRGQNDINQKISLADATRLEMEFFKNHHHFSPLLEQNKVTTQCLATKLTQDLVDHIKTSLPYLTDQIREHLETVKTELKKYSTGPPLERKKMGPYLTERLMDFIDKIHELCRIGNSSEKNLHTFLRPVFQQWDSYLSNTKGSFLNKVEAMIKNYDKEHRGRELITFSDYCVYEHAVQKHILGLQEPALDVLKAIRGMVQAEFRHVCEACFKSYPQLRCLALTKIDEIQMKQEAKVEKRIKEYINMERLVYTQDSIFIKGLKDHKDQLKEAFEEEHFYDPEEIEDITATFNCTAFDSRKLTTDKLGVYYEIVYQRLADYVPMLILQFMLKESAKMLRIQIMDLRDGADVVKLLSEDSTEGRRRADLHQRLDRLKKAQEKLSEF from the exons ATGGCACAATCAGTGGATCCCGAAGGTGCAAGGACACTGG CAATTCTGACCAAGCCAGACTTGGTTGACAAAGGAGCAGAACCAGACATCTTAAAAATTGTTAATGGCCAAGTTGTTCACCTGAACAAAGGCTACATCATCGTAAAATGCCGTGGCCAGAATGATATCAACCAGAAGATCTCTTTGGCGGACGCCACTCGACTGGAAATGGAATTCTTCAAAAACCACCACCACTTTAG TCCACTTCTTGAGCAAAACAAAGTTACTACACAATGCCTTGCCACCAAGCTCACACAAGACCTGGTAGATCATATAAAG ACATCACTTCCATACTTGACAGACCAAATCAGAGAGCATCTTGAGACTGTTAAAACAGAACTGAAGAAGTATAGCACTGGTCCTCCACTGGAACGTAAAAAGATGGGGCCCTATCTGACAGAG AGACTAATGGATTTCATTGACAAGATTCATGAACTGTGCAGAATTGGGAACTCAAGTGAGAAGAATCTGCATACTTTCCTACGTCCTGTATTCCAACAGTGGGATAGTTATCTCAGTAACACCAAAGGATCAT TCCTCAACAAAGTGGAGGCCATGATAAAAAACTACGATAAAGAACATCGTGGGAGAGAGCTGATAACTTTCAGTGACTATTGTGTGTATGAACACGCAGTTCAAAAGCACATCCTTGGACTTCAAGAGCCGGCCTTGGATGTCCTGAAAGCCATTCGAG gTATGGTACAAGCAGAGTTTAGACATGTGTGTGAAGCTTGTTTCAAAAGCTATCCTCAGCTCAGATGCCTGGCTTTG ACTAAGATTGACGAAATCCAGATGAAGCAGGAAGCCAAAGTTGAGAAGAGAATCAAAGAATACATCAATATGGAGCGATTGGTGTACACTCAGGACAGTATTTTCATCAAGGGCTTGAAGGATCATAAAGATCAGTTAAAAGAAGCCTTCGAGGAAGAGCATTTTTATGACCCAGAGGAAATTGAGGATATCACTGCTACATTCAACTGTACCGCATTTGATAGCAGGAAGCTGACCACAGATAAACTTGGTGTCTACTATGAG ATTGTCTACCAGCGCCTGGCAGATTATGTGCCCATGCTGATCCTGCAATTCATGCTTAAGGAGTCAGCCAAGATGCTGCGTATCCAGATTATGGATCTGAGAGACGGAGCTGATGTTGTCAAACTGCTGAGCGAAGACTCTACGGAAGGCCGCAGGAGAGCAGACCTGCATCAACGCCTGGACCGTCTGAAAAAGGCCCAGGAAAAACTTAGTGAGTTTTAG